The Cryptococcus deuterogattii R265 chromosome 4, complete sequence genome segment GACAAGGGCAACAGCATGAAGCCTTCCGACCCCGCCGGCCGACAGGGTCCCGCCAAGAACCTCCCCGACGATGTCCAGATCACCGAGTATGTTTATTCCGCAGTATCACAAGGAAAACCCATCTTCTATTTTTTGCTGACCAGAATAATGCAGGCCCAAGGCCGAGGGTGTCATCGAGATCCGATCCGACCACAAGAACCCCCCTGTCCAGGCTATCCCCCCTGCCGCCGCTCCCGCTCCCGAGGCTCAGGCTGCCGAGGCTCAGTACTAGATGGACGGTTTTTAGGTGGTAGGAGATGCATGTGGATGAGATCTTTCCGATTTTTCGGTTTTTGTATGATAGGTCTTATGGATCGCTTTTCAACGATTCCCAAAGGGTATGGTGATTCGTGGTCTTTTTGAGGTGATTTATAAGACGGCAACGGCAGGGTATACAATGTACATTCGGAAGAGCAAAGTGGAGAATTTGGGCTGAAGGGTGGATCATGCTTTTGGGGAGGGTTCACAGAATGACATTAAACTCGGGTCGATGATCAAACTTGAAATGTgtggagagatgaggggAGTGGAAAGTCTGTTGGGTTCCCCATGTGAATATCGCTAAGGTGCATCAAGCGTGTCCACTTGCTGCAGCATAGCGGGAAGGGTTGTAGGGGGGACGAGCGAGTTTCAAGCTTTTTATCCCCACATCCATCAAACGCAAATCCCACGTACTGTGACTTCACCATACCTGCAAGTCATTGCAAGTCATTGCAAGCCATTTGACGATTTCACCGCATTTTCCATCCAAATCTTTCATTTGTTTCATTCCATGCTCACGAATAATCCCAATACATCCCGCTATCCTGAAGTACTGGGCTTTCAACAATTACATGTCACATAAAGAGAAACCATAAAGACACTCTGTAAGATATGAGGAAGGGTTGTTGTGCCATTTGCAAAAAAAATATTAGAGAAACTTGGTTGGTAAACCTGCTTCTCAACTTCTCAAACGAgacttctctttctctacTCCGTCTCTTTTGTTCCAACTACTGCAATTTGCCTCGTCTTACTTTCTCAAACCTCTGACCTCTGAACCTCAATGTCCtccaatctcttcattATTAACGCTGCTATGTGTTGAATTACGGTTTTAATACTATCCAATTCAAAAGTTCCTTGTTGGTTAGCCACATTCCAACCGAAAAACGATTTTCAAAAAGAAGgttttttatttttttggCGACTTACGACGTAAGGAATAATCTTATAAGGCACCTTTTCGCAATACTATCCGAACAAAAGCCAAGTCAGCTTCTTGAAAATCTTTTTCCCATGTTGCTTCATTTGCCTGTCACACTCTCAAGcccagaaggaggaattgtgagggggaagagaagaggaaaggaggggaaAGACCCGACTTACACGATCCCAGTCTTTACCATACTTGAGTTTACaagcctcttcatccctcttttGCCTATGCAAAAGGAGGACAACAAAGTAGACGAGGTAAAAGTATGTGAGAGGGGTGTTGAAGCCGGTTGGGAGACACCATCCTAGACTGTTTTGTTTTTATGTTTTAtggtttttttctttgcgTCAGCTTATGAGAGAAAAATGGGAAGGTAGGGAGAGGGACTTGCGCAATGAGCCAGTCGCCAAAGTAGTTCTACAAACCCCCAAGCCAGTTGATTAGCAAATGAAACAACATGACGCTTCAAGAAAAGGACCTTGGAACTTACAGGATGTTGGGATCGGCCCCACCAGCCCGAAGTCAAAAGCTTGGTACCTCTTTCTGTCTGCATGTATTCCAAGTCTAAACACCATCGTATATCAGCATTCTGACCTTTCTCGGgggaaagagcaaaaaaCAGCAAAACCCGACTCACTCTTGGGGTTCTTTCCAGCTCTGAAATTGGCCTTTTCATTATTAGCCACCCGGAAGATGTACATCCCCGCAACTTCGACACCGACGATCAACGCTGTCGCCACGGGACCCAGCTCGACGGGGTTGGAAGCCAAGAACCGTGCTTGGAGACCATACGTAAAAGGAACCCAGGTGAGGTCGCCAAAGGCGAGCATAAAGCCGAAACCGTCGGTTGTAATGTCCATCTGGTTGAGGATTGTGTGTTCTTGCACAAGACAGTCGAGGACGTACCAGCCCTCAAAGATGAGAACGATGCACATACTATCAGTCACTTTCCCAATCCTGACATATTGCTCGCAAGCGCAAGAAATGTTGAGTAAAAGCCAGAGGATCATGCCGGGTCGAACTTCGTTGAATGTCTTGAGGtcgaaggaggagaatcCGGGGATGGTAGGGTTAAGAGGTCGGCCGATAAAGAACTACAAAAGTAAAATGTTAAGCATTCTGGTACTGGAAatgggagagaaaaaatgaaaaaacaaaaagttATGGACATACGTCGTAAATGACATTACCGGAGTTTCCGCCGAGAGCCAAGAGCTCACCAGAGAAAAAGCTCCACACATAGACCCAGACGGCTTGGAAAGTGGCCATGGCCAAACTGGCCGAGATGAGGGGCACAAAGTGGTCATGAAGCCAAGTGAAAGCTTGGATACCCCTGGGCTGGACAAGAACACCGGTGAGAAGACCaagggcgagaagaagagtgtaAAGACCTGCGTTGCCCGACTTAGCTCTGTAAAGACAGTACACTACCAGAGGACGAGAGAGCGCAAGTTTGGTAAATGACTGACCGTTCATCCTGTAGACTTTTCGTCGACCATCTCTCAACAAGTTGCCTTGGACTCTTTGCCCGGGCAAGACGACTTCACAGATCATGCAAAACGCATACCAGCCGAGATACACTCCTGCAGCTTTCCACTCCCACAATTTACCTGCGGAGCTCGGGTAGTTGCCCACCAGCGCCAAAGCATCTTTCCAGCCCTGGACACTAGTTGGTGTGCATCCGACAGCGTCATTgcaggcaaagaagaaaaagtagGTGAAGAGAGGAGTGAAGAGGGTGATTGCGCCTGTGCCCCATGGCCCGAAGAACTCTGTGGGCTTCGAGCGGGGGTTGAGCTCCTGGTAGGTCTTGATGTGTGGGTGGGCGGGGAGATCGAGGTGGGTTGTGGCTGTTATGACCGTTGTTGTGGATTCTTCCTGGTCGGACATGGTGGGCGAATAGAAATAAGTGGAGAGAGTAAAGCGGGAAGAATCGAAATGTGGAGACGTTTTAACTTTTTGTGTTGACGTTTTTGAACACCGGCGATGACATGGTACGACAGTTGCGCAACTCGTTGGCATCGTACCATGCACTGCAGTCTCtagatcttcttctcctcatgCAGTGGAATCGCAGGACTAGGGGAGGACGAATGGTACAGAAAAGAGCAAAATCTATGCATTACAAATACACTACTCGGTCTGACGTCTGGCATGCCACTTCATGCCTTTTCCTGCGATAACACCTCCTCAATCCACTTGCcaagcttcttttccatcaccAGCACCATCTTACTTGCATATGGATCTATAGACTGGCCCGTCTGGTTGGtcaatgaagatgggagaCAGAGTGAGAGATGTATTTGGTTCGATGGGAATTTCTTGGCTATGTGCAAGGAAGTGTCAATAGAGCCGTAATCTTCAAGTGACCACGAGAACAGACAAGATGGGAAACCACTGACCTAATCGTTGCGACATTGGAAGAGCAATGTCTGTGGAGCCAGACCTGAACAACGGTGTCGCAGTCACTGGTATATTCTTTTCATGCCAATCAGCATTTCTCTACACCACATTTCAGAGCGTAAACCAAACCCACTCCTCTGGAAGGCATGGCAACAGACCAGTCCGCCGCCAACTTGTTATCCACCTGTTCAACGCTTCCCATAGACGCCGCTACATCTGCAGCGTTCCCTGCTGCATCCGTGGGCAGTCCAGTGCCGACCCATATCATGAGAGTATTGGCCATACAGGTGAGGTGGAAGTTGAATGAGGGAGACGAAGGGAGCGGAGAAGGGACGGTGGTGTAGTGTGTGGATATTTGTGGCTGGAGAGACATGGCCGAGTGCTTTTCCCGTGTCTACAGCTCGAGGATGCAGGAGTAATAGGAGGAATATGAGCAAAAGGATAAAAGTATGGCTTACGAGTGAAGATTGTCGATGACTTTAatcctccactttccacATCTCCTCATTCCCATCTCATTCCACATTTCATTCCACAACCCACAATGGCAGACATAACCCCGCCGTCGTCACAGCAAAACACCCCACAGCCCAGTATCGGCAACACGCTCCCCAACCCTGATCCAGCCGCGATGGACGTTGATCTCGATGAAGACTTGGAGAGTATCGCAAGTGAGGGCAGCGATAAGATCTTGGTTCCGCCTGGCGCAGAAAGAGCGGAGCAGGTGGGACAGGCGGCCGAAGCGGATGCTGATGAGAGCGGAGACGAAGGTGACGAGGAGATTGAAATGGAGGCCGAGGCTGAGGTCGAGgctgaggatgaggatgaggagaaaggtaagcctgagaagaagggtaaagCACCTCTCGGCGGTCCTGTATGTCTCTCTCTACCTAGATAGTCGAGCAGTGGACTGACGGTAATCCGGTATGCGGAGCAAGAAACGGCCAAAACGACCATTCAAAGGCCAGTTATCATCAACACACTCGCATCCGCATGCTGCCCGTTCCCGTCAACGGACAGATGGTCCTCATAAGACGGACGGCAGCCTTTTCGACTCTGAGATCGTGGCGAGATGGAATGCAGGTGGGTTATCCAGCACATATATTCAGATAATGGCTGATACGATTGTAGACTTTGGCGATGTACTGAGTCCACCTTCTAGCAACGCTCGAGCTGCATCCGTACCCGCTCAGGCAGCACAGTCATAGCCACCATGAACATACGACGACTCATTCACCTTTTTGTATATCGTAGACGactttccatttccatgCCATGCAAACCATTGTATAAGTATTATTACAACACAAATGTATTGAATCCACCTTCCCACTGATTAATAAACCCCCTGCCGATGGATAAACTGCCTTTACCGGAAATCCAAAGAACGCAACGAGCCCGAAAATCACGCACCCACCCAGCTTTTTACACTCTCCCACCATCCTTTtggctcctcttctccggGGACACCAGATACCACAACTTCCTCTGTCGGTTTCGTCTCTTCTGCTAAAGGCATAACCGGCGCAATCTCCTCTGTCACAAGTgccgctgccgccgccTCCGGTGAAGGAacttgttgttgttgttgttggctATTGATCAATTTGGCTTTacgttcctcttcttctctcaagcGACCAATACGGACTTGCGCTGTTTGCATTCCGCTCGTAAGACTGCCGAGGGCGATACCCATGATAACCGATCGGATGAACAGCGGTCTCGGTAGCTTGTCTATATTTACCAATTCCCGAATCATCTTTTTGTCAGTAacgaaggggaaagagattCAATAGATATATAGTACTCACAGGCGGTACCAACAACCAAGCCCATCAGCCCACCAGCTACACCGCCGTCTTCCCACTTtacctctcccttcctccatccagCCTTTCGCTTCACCTGTGACCCTTCCCCCTGTCCCAATCCAAATgcatctccatcttgaGTAGCAGCATCTTGAATCTCCCCGGCAGGACCAAACACCTGTTCTCTCGCCCACCCTACAGATTCATCCACCAACACAAACCCTGCCGTCGCTCCTCCCAGCCCGAGAGCGTATTTTCCACCTGCTTTGAGAGCCCCAAAAAATACTCGGTAGTTTCGCGTTTTCGTGTAGAAATACTAAAACATCCACATAAACCCAATCGAAAATATTTCAAGTCAGTTCACAATTGCCCGACCCCTTGACGCAAATTGGAGAAGACCGAAACCGAAACCGAAACCGACGTACCCAGCCTTGAACAGTTTTAGGTTTTCTATGCGCATTTTCAACCAAAAACCTCAACCTCGCTCGACTTCCACCCCGGATGAACCCGATAGAAAGCCCGACAAGGGCAGCAGCGGCGGGGAGCATGATGAGGTTGGTGGGGACGGTGAGCGAGATGGCGCCTGGAGTGGTGGTGCCGTCTCGCGATTGCGGGGTCTCTGCGAGATCTGATAGGGACATTGTATGTGTGTGGATGTGTGTGATGGGAAGATTTGTAGATGatagagagggagaaagtAAGAATACGTTTATCGGGCTGATGATGCAAAGAATGCCGTTATGCAACTGACGCCCTAACAACGGGAAATTTCAATAGCCAaaaacctccacctttcaTGACCACCCGCCCTGACTCCGATTTGCCCAGACGTCCAACGACCATGCCATGTATTTAAAAGGAAATTAGGCGGGATGGCTATATACTCTAGTTTTTGTGATGCATGAATACTAGGTACGCTTCTCTCGGGGCTCTGTTATCTACATAATCTTATCTCTGACACAATCGCGTCgtctcatccttcatttcGCTCTTTCCACCCACTGGTTTCGTCATTTGACGCAGCAGCCTACACGACTTTTATAAGAAGCGCTTTAAAGCCCTTCAGTGAGTTGCTCAACAGGCACACCTTCCCAGGCAATCTGATAAACCTTGTCGAACAGGGGGTAAGCTCGAGATCGGTTCTTGGCGTTGAGGAAGTTGTGCACATCCTTGGCCTGtaacaaaaagaaaaaaaaaagattgGTTAGCTTAATGTGTTGAGAGGACGGAATGGCATGGCATACAGTGTGGATACCTTGGAGCTCTGGATTTTCATGGTTAATTAATTCAAACGGACAAGAAACCAAACATCAAGACTCACTTTGTCCATTCAACATCTCTGACTCGAGTTGATCAAATGACTTGTGGAAACATTTATCAGCACATGCGCACCTTCGTCTCTCACTCTTGCCAAACTTTCAGAAACTTCCAGCAAAGGCTCACCTTGTTGGCCCCTACAAACGCCGCTGCAACCTTGTAGTTCCTTCCAGCAAGACAAGAAGTGATCACGTCACTGACACCTGCACTCTCCTGCAAGAAACTCTCCTCTTTGACGTCTGTAAAGAATTCCTGGCAAAAGTGCTTCATCTCGAGAAGACCAATACGCATGATGGCCGCTATACGTTGCAACAATTATTAGgatgagatgaaagagattgacAAAAAAATAGCGGGACAGGGACATACCCTTGGAGTTACTACCGTAGCCGAGACCGTCGACAAAGCCAGCGGCGACAGCGACAATGTTCTTGAGGGCACCGCAAAGACTGACACCAGCAACCTAGCATTTCTATCAGTTATTGTATACATTATGATCAGAATCCAAGTGACTTACATCTTCAATGAGTTGAACCTTGAAGTTGGGAGTTTctgaaaaacaaaaaaagccATCTTCTGTTAGCCTTGTCTGCCTTTCATCTAAAATACAGTGATACGTGTAAAAAACTTACGGAAAAGCTTCAACCAcaactctccatcttccttgtttCGATAACCGATAGTAGTCTCGGAGAAAGTATCCCTAGCAACTTCATTGGCAATGTTGGCTCCACTCAAGGCAGAGCAGGGGATACCGAGACGTTGCTCGATAACATCAGCAAAGATGTGGATATCATCGCCATGAACATCGACACCCTTCCAATACAATTAGCTGGCAtaaagacgaagaagagacagacAAGGAGTATATACCTTGATAAGACTGATAGCCTTGGCATCCTTCCGAACGTTACCCTCCAAACTGTCTAACGCCTTTCCGAGGACTGCAACACTCGTCAGCCGCAAGCACAAGGTTCATCCTTATAAAGAGGAATACTGACATTGGTGAGGAGTGACAAAGATCAAGGCTGTAGCGTCCTTGACGGCCTCTTTCAAGTCGGGGATAGCTACGACATTGTCCTCGAGCTTAACGCCGGGGAGGTACTTTCTGTTTTCGTGCTCAGAATTGATAACCTCGGTAAGCTTCTTGCCCTCAAACTGTACGACCAAAAATCAGCTCAAATTCCTCAAACGATCGAGAAACctgacctcttcctcatacACCCAAACAGCAACGCGAGAATCGTCAAAGACGTCAGGATGCTTTTTAGTGTTCATACCAGCAAGTCGAGCGATAGCAGAACCCCTTTGCATTCATCCCATCAGCCATCAGCCCTACTTTCAACAGCCCCCCACGCATCTCCCACGTGAAAAGACTCACCAGTTGCCGGAGCCGACGATAGcaaccttttccttgcccaTTTTTGAAGTTACAGTAAAATGACGGATGGAAAGCGGAGATGTAAACCCAAAACGAGCTATGCTTGGAAAAGAGGCAGATGTGGTTGAGCGGAAAGCTCTTGCAGAGGAAAATCGGGCAAAGGCGGACGTGGTGGATAGTTGTTTGCAGGGAATAGGAATGAAGGGTAGAGAAAATGGGGGTGTCCAATATATTTAATGGGGCGGACTGTGTATGAGATGACGACAAACAAAGTTCACAGCCGGCGGGCGACGTCACGGCTTCGCCCGCCAGTCTCGCAAAACCCGTTCGGACATGGATTATGGCCGTGGTGTGAGATGCCTGGTATGCATGCTTGCAAGATAACAATGAGATCTGAATGGTTATTTCTAGTCTGTACTGATGCACTTATCGCTTCCATATGCACAACAACTGTATACAGCGAATCCGCCACAAATCAACTAGAGACTACCAAAGACACGCAGCAAACATTAACCTATCCAAAACCGATAAGACCGATTGCGGATTCGTCGTGTCCTCCCCATTCTCGGAATTCGGGTAGGTATCCTCTACAACCCATAaacatcaagctcaacacCACTTCAGGAACAATATCCTTTATGAAACTGTGCAGGCAAAGTAAAGAATCTTGATTAACCATTCGCAGACTGTACATGTTGCATCAATTCCCGAACACATACGAGAAGGACACTTTTGAtgcatctcttcttcttccaacccgATAAGTAGTAGTGTTACAACACGCTCTTATTGCTAATGAATGACTAGAAACGAGAATGTTTGTCTGCTGAGCCTATGAACAGGACCTCTACCATCACCACCTGCTATTAGATGTGAAAAGAATAACAaatgttgaggatgagaaatCATTATAATGCGCAGGTGATGTTTGTTTTCCCAATGACAATGACAGGTTGACGGTGCTTAGTGGAATAcacgatgatgatggcgataAGGATAAGGATGGGGTTAGAAACGGGGTGCCGTTTATTTCGGATTGCTATCTGTCGAAAGTGAAGAGATTATTACAGTATGGACATCAGTCCCAGTGTACCAGCAACGACTGCTGGTAAGCTGAGAGCTGATCCAAGACCAGTTGAGGGTGCCAAAGCGGGGGAAGCAGCTGAAGTGGAGTTGGCCGAAACATACGTTGACATGCCAGCATCACCACAGATCTTCAGAGCCGAAGCATCGCTCTGTGAGGCGAAGATCTTGAATGTGGCATTAATATATTATAATGGCCGATCTGGAGAAAAGGCACTTACATATGGCATACCTCCGTAGCCAGAAGCAGCGTACGAGACGAGGATGGCACCACCAGATCCAACAGTGAACTGCTTGCAAGAAAGGAGGCTATTTAGAGTTAGCTTGTCTGCGACCCGTACAGCTACTGTTGGACTTACTCAACGACGCTGGACTGAGAAGGCCAGCCCATAGTGGGCACGCCAAATCCGACGTTTTGACTGGGGCTTCCTCGCTAAACAACTGTCAGTAGGCCGCTCCCTCGCCAGAATATCCCACTCACGTTAGTCAAGACAACAAGTAAAGGTCCCTTCCTGAATGCTACATCATGGTCGGTCGAAGCCACAATCTTGGTCTGAGAGTCCAAAAAGTTCTGTCCGTCAAACAAGGTGTTGTTGGAGATCACGGCGTGTCGGATCTCGTTCAACCTCTTGATGTGGTTGTAAGTAGTTGTATTGGCATACTGGGAGGGCCAAAGCGCTTGTCGGTTGTAAGGATCACCGGCACCACTAGCAAAGTCTTGCTCCTGACCGTAGTACACCACTGGTAAACCTTCAAAGAGGAACTGAACAACCATCGCGTTGTATGCCAGTTGAGAGTCAGCAGTAGTGTTTCGCCATCGAGGGAGATCATGGTTTTCAAGAAAATTACCGATGAGACCGGGAGTAGGGAAACTGCCCAGAATCTGAGTAGCAATGTCGACGAATTTGGTCATGTTACCGTTCGGAGTACCGAATCCGTCCACAATACCGTAGTAAAGGGGGTAGCCAAGGATGGAATCCATCCACTTTTGGGTTTGGAACTCGGCAGCAAAACTATACAAGGTCAGTCGGTTACTTTCACTTTCACGTATAGACAGTAGTCACTCACCCGATGTCATCGGTGTAGACCTCGCCGATGCAGAAAACACCAGCAGCGCCACAGAATCCTGTCCAGAATTCTCCAGGGACGTGCTTGGCAGCATCGATACGCAAACCGTCAATATGATATTCAGCAGTCAAGTTGGCAATCCAAGCCTGTAATGTTGAGATGACAACCTCGTTCTCAGTGTTAACGTCCATCAAAGGCAACTTGTCGTCACCCAGCCAACAATTCTCTACTGATGTCTGATTGCTGTAGTCGATCCAACATTGAGGGTGAAATTCTGAGGAATCGGTCCAAATAGAACCGTCAGCGACAAGAGCAGAGGTATTAAAGGGATCGTTGATGGTGGTTCCAGGGATGTTGTTAATGACAATGTCGACCATTAAGTACATTCCCCTGTCGTGAAGAGCTTTACTGAGCGCCTTGAGATCATCGGCGGTACCGAAACGAGGGTTGAGAACACGCGGATCATTGACCCAGTAGCCGTGGTAAGCATAGTGGTAAGGAGTGTCGCGGTCGGTGTTTTCTAAGGGCAAATAAGCATATGTGCATCACGCCACCGGCTGCAGAAACGAAATGCGGCTTACGGCTGACGGGAGAAATCCAAATAGC includes the following:
- a CDS encoding delta14-sterol reductase, with the protein product MSDQEESTTTVITATTHLDLPAHPHIKTYQELNPRSKPTEFFGPWGTGAITLFTPLFTYFFFFACNDAVGCTPTSVQGWKDALALVGNYPSSAGKLWEWKAAGVYLGWYAFCMICEVVLPGQRVQGNLLRDGRRKVYRMNGLYTLLLALGLLTGVLVQPRGIQAFTWLHDHFVPLISASLAMATFQAVWVYVWSFFSGELLALGGNSGNVIYDFFIGRPLNPTIPGFSSFDLKTFNEVRPGMILWLLLNISCACEQYVRIGKVTDSMCIVLIFEGWYVLDCLVQEHTILNQMDITTDGFGFMLAFGDLTWVPFTYGLQARFLASNPVELGPVATALIVGVEVAGMYIFRVANNEKANFRAGKNPKNLEYMQTERGTKLLTSGWWGRSQHPNYFGDWLIALGWCLPTGFNTPLTYFYLVYFVVLLLHRQKRDEEACKLKYGKDWDRYCEKVPYKIIPYVY
- a CDS encoding glycerol-3-phosphate dehydrogenase (NAD(+)) encodes the protein MGKEKVAIVGSGNWGSAIARLAGMNTKKHPDVFDDSRVAVWVYEEEFEGKKLTEVINSEHENRKYLPGVKLEDNVVAIPDLKEAVKDATALIFVTPHQFLGKALDSLEGNVRKDAKAISLIKGVDVHGDDIHIFADVIEQRLGIPCSALSGANIANEVARDTFSETTIGYRNKEDGELWLKLFQTPNFKVQLIEDVAGVSLCGALKNIVAVAAGFVDGLGYGSNSKAAIMRIGLLEMKHFCQEFFTDVKEESFLQESAGVSDVITSCLAGRNYKVAAAFVGANKSFDQLESEMLNGQKLQGIHTAKDVHNFLNAKNRSRAYPLFDKVYQIAWEGVPVEQLTEGL